In Kaistia defluvii, one genomic interval encodes:
- a CDS encoding glyoxalase superfamily protein — translation MRDFRDAKAMAKALRASMAERNIELSHSETLEIVARQFGYDDWNILAAEIASDTPKAQAVVVGDIRFNQVIPILRIFDIAKAMEFYRDFLGFTVDWEHRYGEGMPLYAQVSRAGMLLHLSEHHGDASPGSTVFVWMRGIEAFHRELLGKKYGYSRPGLEDTGYDARMVEVPDPFGNRIRFNEHNDPAGAR, via the coding sequence ATGCGCGATTTTCGCGATGCCAAAGCCATGGCAAAGGCGCTTCGGGCCTCCATGGCCGAGCGCAATATCGAACTCTCCCATAGCGAAACGCTCGAGATCGTCGCCCGCCAGTTTGGCTATGACGACTGGAACATTCTGGCGGCCGAAATTGCTTCGGACACTCCCAAGGCGCAGGCCGTGGTCGTCGGAGATATCCGGTTCAATCAGGTCATCCCGATCCTGCGGATCTTCGACATCGCCAAGGCGATGGAATTCTATCGGGATTTTCTCGGCTTCACCGTCGATTGGGAACATCGCTACGGCGAGGGCATGCCGCTCTATGCGCAGGTGTCGCGCGCCGGCATGCTGTTGCATCTGTCCGAACACCATGGCGATGCGAGCCCGGGCTCGACGGTGTTCGTCTGGATGCGTGGGATCGAGGCCTTCCATCGCGAACTTCTCGGCAAGAAGTACGGCTATTCGCGCCCGGGGCTAGAAGACACCGGCTACGACGCCCGCATGGTCGAGGTGCCGGATCCGTTCGGCAACCGGATCCGATTCAACGAACACAACGACCCCGCGGGCGCTCGCTAA